ATGATGCGGAAATAATTCAAAAAAAAATAAATCAGTTAAATAAATTTGATATTATTAGATTTGCACAAAAAGCATGTTCAAATATTCATATTTTGAAATTCATACGATCATTACAAGTCAAAGTAGATGCTGTATCATTAGGAGAAATAGAAAGAGCGTTACTCGCTGGATTTACACCCCATAATGATGAAATAATTTTTACAGCAGATATGTTCGATAAAGAAACATTAAATAGAATTATTGAATTAAATATTACAGTTAATGCGGGATCATTAGATATGTTGAAACAATTAGGAAAAATATCTCCCGGACATCGCGTATGGATTCGTATCAATCCAAAATTTGGTGATGGACATAATAAAAAAACAAACACAGGTGGAGAAAATAGTAAACATGGTTTATGGAACCCAGAATTAGCTTTACCAATCATTAAAAAATACAAATTAAATCTCATTGGTTTACATATGCATATTGGATCTGGAGTAAATTATATACATTTACAAAAAGTATGTCACTCTATGATTCAGTATTCTATTTTATTAAATCAAAATATTCAATATATTTCTGCTGGAGGAGGATTATCTATTCCTTATAAATCTACTGATTCTATTGTAAATACAAATCATTACTTCAAATTATGGAATCATACCAGAAATATTATATCTAATTACTTAGGTTATAAAATCACTTTAGAGATTGAACCTGGTCGTTTTTTAGTCGGAGAATCAGGTATTTTAATTACTCAAGTATACTCTATTAAATATGTTTATAAAAAAATTTTTATTTTAGTTGATGCTGGATTTAATGATTTAATCAGACCAGCAATGTATGGAAGTTATCATCACATATCTGTTTTACCATATAATGGAAGAAATATAAAAAAAAGCAAAAAAATTAAAGCAATAATAGGAGGACCATTATGCGAATCAGGGGATATTTTTACACAAGATAATACAGGAGAAATTCAAGAAAGAATACTACCAGAGGTAAAAATAGGTGATTATATAATTTTTCATCATACCGGAGCCTACGGATCTTCTATGTCATCCAATTATAATACCAAACTACTTATACCAGAAATTTTATTTAAAAATAACATACCACAAATAATTAGAAGAAAACAAACATTTCAAGAACTATTCCAGCAAGAAATGGATATAAAAAATAATTCTATATTTGAGAATCAAGATATTTAAAAAAATTTAATTTCTATAAAATATACATACTAAAAATAAATATAAATATATCATATAATATATAATAAAATAATGTATAATAAATTACAATTAAATCATTATATTATATTTTTCTATATATTATCACATGAAAGAAAATAAAAAAAAATTTTATATAAAAACGTGGGGATGCCAAATTAATGAATATGATTCATTAACAATCATTAACACATTACAACAAAATAAAAAATACACTGAAACAAAAAATGTTCTTGAAGCAGAAATTTTAATTTTAAATACTTGTTCAATTCGAGAAAAAGCACATGAAAAATTATTTCATCAACTTGGAAGATGGAAAGACTTAAAAAAAAATAATAAAAATATTATTATAGCAGTAGGAGGTTGTGTTGCCACACAAGAAGGAAATAATATCCTTAAAAGAGCAAAATTTGTTGATATTATTTTTGGTACACAAACATTACATAAACTACCTCATATGCTTGAAAAGCATATAATAAAACAAAAATCTTTAATAAATATTAATTTTTTACAGCTAGAAAAATTTCAAGATACGATAAAACCAAAATTTACTAATTATATAGCTTCTATTCCCATAATGGAAGGATGTAATAAATATTGTTCATTTTGCATTGTACCCTACACAAGAGGTAGAGAAATGAGTAGACCGTTTTACTCTCTTCTTACAGAAATTAATACACTTGCCAATAATGGAATTAAGGAAATACAATTACTAGGTCAAAATGTAAATTCTTATAAATATATAGATAAAAATAAAAATAAATACACATTTGCAGAATTATTACATTCTATTTCACTGATAAAAAAAATAAAAAGAATTAGGTTTATTACAAGTAACCCAATGCAATTTACTGATGATATAATACACATATATAATAAAACAAACAAAATAGTTAATTTTTTACATTTACCTATACAAAGTGGATCAAACAAAATATTAAAATTAATGAAAAGACCATATTCTATATCAGAATATGAACAAATAATAAAAAAATTAAAAAAAATAAGACCCAATATCCAAATTAGTTCTGATTTTATTGTCGGTTTCCCTGGAGAAACAGAAGATGACTTTCAAGATACAATAAAAATCATTTCTAAAATTAAATTTGATATGAGTTATAGTTTTATATATTCTCCAAGACCAGGTACTCCTGCATCCAAATTAAAAGACAATGTTGATCTTGAAACAAAAAAATATAGACTACAAATATTACAAAAAAAAATTAAAAAACAAACCAACTATTGGAATACAAAAATTATAAACAGTAACCAAAAAATATTAGTAGAAAAATTTTTTAATAAAAAAAAATTAGAATTAATTGGGAAAACAGAAAATAATAGAACAGTAATTCTTCAAGGACAAAAAAATATGATTGGTAAAATTATTAAAGTACAAATTACTAAAAAAAAAAAAAATTTTTTTAAAGGAATATATATTCCATAATTAACTATTTATAATATTTATGTTAAAAATACATTTTCAAATAAATTGTACAAATAAAAAAAATATTCCAAAAAAAAAAAAAATTACACAATGGATAAAATATTTAATAAAAAAAAAATGTGAAATAAACATTATAATAATCGATATTCTACAAATGAAAAAAATTAATCAAATGTACAGAAATCAAAAATTAGCTACTAATATACTCTCTTTCCCATTCCAACCTCCAAAATATACCAAATCTTTACTTATAGGAGATTTAATTATTTGTTCTGAAATAATTAAACAAGAAGCACAAATACAAAAAAAAAAAATTATAATGCATTGGGCACATATCATTATACATGGTGTACTACATTTATTAGGTTACCAACATAACAATCACAAAACACAAACAAAAATGCAACTACAAGAAATTAAAATTATGAAAAAAATAGGATTTAATAATCCATATATATAATCAAATTAAATACTATCTAAAATAGTTAATATATACTAAAATATAATTTAAAAAATTAAATATAAATCAAAATATGCATAATAGTACATTACACAAAAAAAAACAACATAATAAAAAAGGATTTTTATCAATACTTATTAATCAATTATTTAACGAAGCACCTAAAAATAAAGAAGAATTACTAGAACTCATAAGAGATTCAGAAAAAAATTCTTTAATTAATCAAACTACGTATGAAATGCTAAAAGGAGTAATAAAAATTACTAAACAACGAATCAAGAAAATTATGATACCCCGTTCACAAATGATTATAATTAAAATTAATGATTCTTTTAGTAAATGTTTAGATATCATAATAAAATCAGCTCATTCTAGATTTCCTGTTATGAGTCAAAATAATAATTATGTTGAAGGATTTTTGTTAGCTAAAGATTTGTTGCCTTTTATAAATCAAAAAAATAAAACTTTTAGTATAAAAAAAATTTTAAGACCTCCTATTATAGTACCAGAAAGTAAATATGTAGATAATATGTTAAAAGAATTTAGAATTAATAGATATCATATGGCTATAGTTATTGATGAGTTTGGAACAATTTCAGGATTAGTAACTATTGAAGATATTTTAGAAATCATTGTAGGAGAAATATTTGATGAATTTGATCATACTAAAAATATGAACATAAAAAAAATAAATCACAATACTTTTTCCGTTAATGCCCTTACACAAATAAAACAATTTAACAAAATATTTCATACTAAATTACTTGATACAGAAGTAGATACTATAGGTGGATTAGTTATGCAACACTTTAAATACTTACCAAAAATAGGAGAAAAGATTTATATTCAAAAATTTAAATTTCAAGTATCTATTTCTAATAGTATCAGAATTATACAATTAGAAATTACTGTACCAAATGATACAATTGTATCAAAAATATAAAATATAAACTCAAAAGTAAAAATTTAATATAAGTATATATTTTTATGTAAAATATTTTACATATATATCATATACTGCAAATATTATATCAATTATTAATATATATAAAAATGGAAAAAACATATAATCCTAACATCATAGAACCTATTGTACAAACATATTGGGATATTCATAAAACATTTACAGTACATAAAAAAATAAAAAAAAAAAAATATTACTGCTTAGCAATGCTACCATACCCATCAGGTAAAATACATATGGGTCATGTCAGAAACTATACTATTTGCGACGTTATTGCAAGATATCAACGTATGCTAGGAAAAAATGTATTACATCCAATTGGTTGGGATGCATTTGGATTACCAGCAGAAGAAGCAGCAATAAATCATAATATTGATCCAAAAACATGGACGTATCAAAATATTCAATATATGAAAAAACAATTCAAAAAATTAGGTTTTAGTTATGATTGGGATAGAGAAATCAATACTTGTGACCCCAATTATTATAAATGGGAACAATGGTTATTTAATAAATTACTTACAAAAAAATTAGTATACAAAAAAAAATCATTTGTTAATTGGTGTCCAAATGATAAAACTGTTTTAGCTAATGAACAAGTAATAAATGGAAGATGTTGGAGGTGCCAAAAAAAAATTATTATTAAATTAATACCACAATGGTTTTTAAAAATTACTGCATATGCAGAAAAATTATTAAAAGATTTAAAATTATTAAAAAAATGGCCGGAAAAAGTTATTAAAATGCAAAAAAATTGGATTGGAAAATTAAAAGGATTTGAAATTAATTTTAAAATACTGCATACTAATCAAAACATTAAAATTTATACTAACCGATTAGATCTATTAATGGGAACAACATATATATCTATATCTCCATTACATAAATTATCTAAACAAGAATTAACTAAAAAAGAACTACAAAAATTTATTCAAAATATGTACACTATAAATAATTACTCTAATCACAAAGAACATACATACATAGGAAAAAAAATAACAAAATATGCCATACATCCAATCACAAACAAAAAAATACCAATCTGGATCACAAACTATACACATATCACATATAACACAAAAATTAGAATATCAACTCCAGGGCATAATATACACGATTGGTATTTTGCTAAAAAATACAACATAAAAATAAAGTATATTATTTTAGAAGAAAATAATTCAGAAAGAAAAATTAATAAAAAAAAACCTACTGAAAATAAAGGTATTTTATGTAACTCATATCCATTTAATAACTTACATAGTAATATAGTAGAAAATAAAATTTTTGAAATATTAAAAGAAAATAATACAATTAAAAAAAAAAATAAATATAAATTACAAGACTGGAGTATATCTAGACAAAGATATTGGGGTACTCCAATTCCAGTAACTATATTAAAAAACCATACTATTTACCCAATACCAAATCATCAATTACCAGTTACCCCCCCAACAATAAAAACAATAAATGATTTAAAAAATATTCAGTCAATATACCAAAATTGGAAAAAAATAAAAATTAATAATTATGATATAAACAGAGAAACAGATACATTTGATACATTTATAGAATCTTCATGGTATCATATTAGATATACTGATCCTCACTATAAATTAGGTATAATTAATCCCAAAATAGCAAATTATTGGTTACCTATAGATCAATATATTGGAGGGATTGAACATGCTACTATGCATTTAATATATTTTCGATTTATTCATAAAATACTATACGATTTAAAATTAATTAATTCACCCGAACCAGCAAAAAACTTATTATGCCAAGGAATGGTTTTATCTGAAGCGTTTTATTATATTAATCTAGAAGGAAAAAAAACATGGATAGAACAAAAAAATTTACAAAAAATAAATAATAAAATAAAATCAATAAAAACTATAGATACACATAATAAAAAAATTATCAGTGCAGGAATAATGAAAATGTCAAAATCAAAAAAAAATGGCATTTCACCTAATAAAATGATTAAAAAATATGGATCCGATACAATTAGATTATTTATGATGTATGCCGCTCCAATTCAATCTGATATTATATGGAATGAATCAGGAGTAAAAGGTATGTATCGATTCTTAACAAAACTATGGAACCTAATATATCAACATACTCATAACATCATCAATACAAAACAAAAAATATATAATACAGAAAATATTCAAAATAATTTACATGAAACTATTGTTAAAGTTTCGCATGATATAGAAAAAAGAAAATCTTTTAATACTGCAATAGCTTCAATTATTAAATTTACAAATTCAATATGTAATATTGATTTCATTAACAAATATGATAAA
The sequence above is drawn from the Buchnera aphidicola (Pterocallis alni) genome and encodes:
- the lysA gene encoding diaminopimelate decarboxylase; the encoded protein is MLHISKKNISLNPKNILSIIKKYNTPIWLYDAEIIQKKINQLNKFDIIRFAQKACSNIHILKFIRSLQVKVDAVSLGEIERALLAGFTPHNDEIIFTADMFDKETLNRIIELNITVNAGSLDMLKQLGKISPGHRVWIRINPKFGDGHNKKTNTGGENSKHGLWNPELALPIIKKYKLNLIGLHMHIGSGVNYIHLQKVCHSMIQYSILLNQNIQYISAGGGLSIPYKSTDSIVNTNHYFKLWNHTRNIISNYLGYKITLEIEPGRFLVGESGILITQVYSIKYVYKKIFILVDAGFNDLIRPAMYGSYHHISVLPYNGRNIKKSKKIKAIIGGPLCESGDIFTQDNTGEIQERILPEVKIGDYIIFHHTGAYGSSMSSNYNTKLLIPEILFKNNIPQIIRRKQTFQELFQQEMDIKNNSIFENQDI
- the ybeY gene encoding rRNA maturation RNase YbeY, with the translated sequence MLKIHFQINCTNKKNIPKKKKITQWIKYLIKKKCEINIIIIDILQMKKINQMYRNQKLATNILSFPFQPPKYTKSLLIGDLIICSEIIKQEAQIQKKKIIMHWAHIIIHGVLHLLGYQHNNHKTQTKMQLQEIKIMKKIGFNNPYI
- the corC gene encoding CNNM family magnesium/cobalt transport protein CorC (CorC(YbeX) belongs to the Cyclin M Mg2+ Exporter (CNNM) family, and was characterized as belonging to a set of three proteins, at least one of which must be present for CorA to function.), with the protein product MHNSTLHKKKQHNKKGFLSILINQLFNEAPKNKEELLELIRDSEKNSLINQTTYEMLKGVIKITKQRIKKIMIPRSQMIIIKINDSFSKCLDIIIKSAHSRFPVMSQNNNYVEGFLLAKDLLPFINQKNKTFSIKKILRPPIIVPESKYVDNMLKEFRINRYHMAIVIDEFGTISGLVTIEDILEIIVGEIFDEFDHTKNMNIKKINHNTFSVNALTQIKQFNKIFHTKLLDTEVDTIGGLVMQHFKYLPKIGEKIYIQKFKFQVSISNSIRIIQLEITVPNDTIVSKI
- the leuS gene encoding leucine--tRNA ligase gives rise to the protein MEKTYNPNIIEPIVQTYWDIHKTFTVHKKIKKKKYYCLAMLPYPSGKIHMGHVRNYTICDVIARYQRMLGKNVLHPIGWDAFGLPAEEAAINHNIDPKTWTYQNIQYMKKQFKKLGFSYDWDREINTCDPNYYKWEQWLFNKLLTKKLVYKKKSFVNWCPNDKTVLANEQVINGRCWRCQKKIIIKLIPQWFLKITAYAEKLLKDLKLLKKWPEKVIKMQKNWIGKLKGFEINFKILHTNQNIKIYTNRLDLLMGTTYISISPLHKLSKQELTKKELQKFIQNMYTINNYSNHKEHTYIGKKITKYAIHPITNKKIPIWITNYTHITYNTKIRISTPGHNIHDWYFAKKYNIKIKYIILEENNSERKINKKKPTENKGILCNSYPFNNLHSNIVENKIFEILKENNTIKKKNKYKLQDWSISRQRYWGTPIPVTILKNHTIYPIPNHQLPVTPPTIKTINDLKNIQSIYQNWKKIKINNYDINRETDTFDTFIESSWYHIRYTDPHYKLGIINPKIANYWLPIDQYIGGIEHATMHLIYFRFIHKILYDLKLINSPEPAKNLLCQGMVLSEAFYYINLEGKKTWIEQKNLQKINNKIKSIKTIDTHNKKIISAGIMKMSKSKKNGISPNKMIKKYGSDTIRLFMMYAAPIQSDIIWNESGVKGMYRFLTKLWNLIYQHTHNIINTKQKIYNTENIQNNLHETIVKVSHDIEKRKSFNTAIASIIKFTNSICNIDFINKYDKSFVQNIFNNIIKMLYPFTPHISFILWKQLNNNTNIDYETWPICHPNVNNKKNINFIIQINGKKKKIITVPYNLNKIKILNLLKQEKTISIILQKNKIKKIIYIKNKLINLVI
- the miaB gene encoding tRNA (N6-isopentenyl adenosine(37)-C2)-methylthiotransferase MiaB; translated protein: MKENKKKFYIKTWGCQINEYDSLTIINTLQQNKKYTETKNVLEAEILILNTCSIREKAHEKLFHQLGRWKDLKKNNKNIIIAVGGCVATQEGNNILKRAKFVDIIFGTQTLHKLPHMLEKHIIKQKSLININFLQLEKFQDTIKPKFTNYIASIPIMEGCNKYCSFCIVPYTRGREMSRPFYSLLTEINTLANNGIKEIQLLGQNVNSYKYIDKNKNKYTFAELLHSISLIKKIKRIRFITSNPMQFTDDIIHIYNKTNKIVNFLHLPIQSGSNKILKLMKRPYSISEYEQIIKKLKKIRPNIQISSDFIVGFPGETEDDFQDTIKIISKIKFDMSYSFIYSPRPGTPASKLKDNVDLETKKYRLQILQKKIKKQTNYWNTKIINSNQKILVEKFFNKKKLELIGKTENNRTVILQGQKNMIGKIIKVQITKKKKNFFKGIYIP